Proteins encoded by one window of Sulfurospirillum barnesii SES-3:
- a CDS encoding NAD(P)-dependent oxidoreductase, producing the protein MAIGFIGLGNLGTAIAKRLASMGEEVLVWNRTKAKAEAKGFVCESSPKALLEKCDTVLMCLFDSDGVRNVLMMENGLLSANLKGKTIIDLTTNHFTDVIEFHTMVEAKGGDYLESPVLGSVVPASKGELTAVCAGRQSVFLTCKPLLEKFASTIFHLKEAGFAAKMKLINNLCLGSFMATIAECTALGEACGIDKKELLEILGAGGGKSLVLAAKTQKLIDEDFSPHFSTAAITKDLHCLQDLAYSLNRPLYTASVTKELFSKMKMMGKGDEDFSAIYQLFKA; encoded by the coding sequence ATGGCAATCGGTTTTATAGGATTAGGCAATTTAGGAACAGCTATCGCAAAGCGTTTAGCAAGCATGGGTGAAGAGGTTTTGGTATGGAATCGAACAAAGGCGAAAGCGGAAGCCAAAGGGTTTGTGTGTGAAAGCTCACCCAAAGCGCTCTTGGAGAAGTGCGACACAGTGCTCATGTGTCTGTTTGACTCGGATGGCGTACGCAATGTTTTAATGATGGAGAATGGGCTTTTAAGTGCAAACCTCAAAGGTAAAACCATCATCGACCTTACGACCAACCATTTCACCGATGTCATAGAGTTTCACACCATGGTGGAAGCCAAAGGCGGTGACTACCTTGAATCACCCGTACTTGGAAGTGTTGTACCTGCGAGCAAAGGCGAACTCACCGCTGTTTGTGCAGGACGCCAGAGCGTTTTTCTTACATGTAAGCCTCTATTAGAGAAGTTTGCCTCCACGATTTTTCATTTGAAAGAAGCTGGATTTGCGGCAAAGATGAAGCTTATCAATAACCTATGCCTTGGCTCATTCATGGCGACGATTGCGGAGTGTACGGCTCTTGGTGAAGCGTGCGGGATTGATAAAAAAGAGCTTTTAGAGATTTTAGGAGCAGGGGGCGGAAAGTCACTCGTGCTTGCGGCTAAAACGCAAAAGCTCATCGATGAAGACTTTAGTCCGCATTTTAGCACGGCGGCTATCACTAAAGATTTGCATTGTCTGCAAGACTTGGCGTACAGTTTAAATCGTCCGCTTTACACCGCAAGTGTCACTAAAGAGCTTTTCTCCAAAATGAAAATGATGGGAAAGGGCGATGAGGACTTTAGTGCTATCTACCAGCTTTTCAAAGCGTAA
- a CDS encoding 2-isopropylmalate synthase codes for MQTTQTFKKYKPYPLVPLAHREWASNIITQAPIWVSTDLRDGNQALVEPMNATKKLAYFQKLVEMGFKEIEIAYPSASQTDFDFCRMLIEQNLIPDDVRVAVLMPSIEKHIKRTFQAMSGAKKVTMHLYNPTADNQRKIVFDKSKVEIIALAVEGTRIIKEEAAKFKGDVMFQYSPESFSQTELAFARDVVNAVISEWMPSKNAPMVINLPNTLEACTPNIYADRIEWMSKQMLERDAVILSVHPHNDRGTAVASAEMAMLAGAQRVEGTLMGNGERAGNVDLITMAFNLYSQGIDPMLDIYNIDTILQEIITLTHSSIPPRHPYVGSMIYTAFSGTHQDAIKKGMEYQKVSLDGYWHVPYLVIDPKDIKRDYRDVVRINSQSGKSGVAYVLKEFYGIETTKEMQTQIALEVQKLCDEKGIEVNAEEIFNVFRQMCKL; via the coding sequence ATGCAAACTACACAAACATTTAAAAAATACAAACCGTACCCGTTGGTACCTTTAGCTCACCGTGAGTGGGCAAGCAACATTATCACACAAGCGCCTATTTGGGTGAGCACGGACTTGAGGGATGGCAATCAAGCCCTTGTTGAACCGATGAATGCGACCAAAAAATTGGCGTATTTTCAAAAATTGGTGGAGATGGGATTTAAAGAGATCGAGATTGCGTACCCGAGTGCTTCGCAAACGGATTTTGACTTTTGTCGTATGTTAATCGAGCAGAATTTAATCCCTGATGATGTGAGGGTTGCGGTTTTGATGCCTTCCATCGAAAAACACATCAAAAGAACCTTTCAAGCGATGAGCGGGGCTAAAAAAGTAACGATGCACCTTTACAATCCAACGGCGGATAATCAGCGCAAAATTGTGTTTGACAAAAGTAAAGTGGAGATTATTGCTTTAGCGGTTGAGGGTACACGCATCATCAAAGAAGAGGCGGCAAAATTTAAAGGCGATGTGATGTTTCAGTACTCACCCGAGAGCTTTTCACAAACGGAGTTGGCGTTCGCACGTGATGTGGTAAATGCGGTTATCAGCGAGTGGATGCCAAGTAAAAATGCGCCGATGGTGATTAATTTGCCCAACACCTTAGAAGCCTGCACGCCCAATATCTATGCCGATAGAATCGAGTGGATGAGCAAACAGATGTTAGAACGTGACGCCGTTATTTTAAGCGTTCACCCACACAATGACAGAGGCACAGCCGTAGCCAGTGCGGAGATGGCAATGTTAGCAGGGGCGCAAAGAGTTGAGGGCACTTTGATGGGGAATGGTGAGAGAGCGGGCAATGTTGACTTGATTACGATGGCGTTTAACCTCTATTCGCAAGGGATTGATCCGATGTTAGACATCTATAACATCGATACGATTTTGCAGGAGATCATCACGTTGACGCACAGCAGTATTCCTCCCCGTCACCCTTATGTGGGCTCTATGATCTACACAGCTTTTTCTGGGACGCATCAAGACGCTATAAAGAAGGGTATGGAGTACCAGAAGGTGAGCTTAGATGGCTATTGGCACGTGCCGTACCTCGTGATCGACCCAAAGGACATTAAGCGGGATTACCGTGATGTGGTGCGCATTAATTCGCAGTCGGGTAAAAGTGGCGTGGCGTATGTACTGAAGGAATTTTATGGCATTGAGACGACCAAAGAAATGCAAACGCAAATTGCTTTGGAAGTTCAAAAATTGTGCGATGAAAAGGGCATTGAGGTCAATGCGGAAGAGATTTTTAACGTCTTTCGCCAAATGTGCAAGCTTTGA
- a CDS encoding LysE family translocator: MISIEFLITSLIVVLIPGTGVLFTISTGLAQGRKASVYAALGCTAGIVPHLLATVFGLAAIMHTSALAFEVLKIVGVLYLFYLAYMTWKDKSGFEAQAISSHSSALSLAIKAFLLNILNPKLTIFFLAFLPQFVSPETTSPLGDMVVLSVVFMLMTFIVFVIYGLLAHGFRHSVIESHRVQTWLRRGFALTFAGLGIQLASSSQK; encoded by the coding sequence ATGATAAGCATTGAATTTCTGATTACCTCTTTGATTGTGGTGCTGATTCCTGGTACGGGTGTGCTGTTTACCATCTCAACAGGATTGGCGCAAGGTCGAAAAGCCAGTGTGTATGCCGCTCTTGGATGCACCGCAGGGATTGTGCCGCATCTTTTGGCAACGGTTTTTGGGCTTGCTGCCATTATGCACACGAGTGCGCTGGCGTTTGAAGTCTTAAAAATTGTGGGTGTTTTGTACCTGTTCTATCTAGCGTACATGACATGGAAGGACAAAAGTGGTTTTGAAGCGCAGGCGATCTCTTCGCATTCGAGTGCGCTCTCTTTGGCGATTAAGGCGTTTTTGCTGAATATTCTCAATCCAAAATTGACCATTTTCTTTTTGGCATTTTTACCGCAATTTGTCTCTCCTGAAACAACATCACCACTGGGTGATATGGTGGTTTTGAGTGTCGTATTTATGCTGATGACATTTATTGTTTTTGTGATTTACGGTCTTTTGGCACATGGCTTTCGCCACAGTGTTATAGAATCACATCGTGTACAAACATGGCTACGACGTGGTTTTGCGCTGACCTTTGCAGGGCTTGGTATACAGTTAGCTTCATCATCACAGAAATAA
- a CDS encoding methyl-accepting chemotaxis protein, with product MLSTIRAKLIFLLLLFLLTTGSLTFLLISNTSHAKKAAMTIDTIGEIRSLSAMLGTYTRGYQLFYDVKSYDGYFKTHDLLLNRIKSLKSYLSDENQVLLLENITQEILNYKKANEGRFVIIKEHTYTIHQPDFVSTPHGNTLKKLSDEGATHYFKLQEMIDDLTNKVEETEFEALESAKTLGIVSSVLLTIIVSLLFFFIIHKIQKSIQKASDGCSYIAQHKDLHYKIKTDDEDEIAHMMNIFNALLDQLSQAIHGAKQSAHENAAVSEELSSTSLHIGRSTEQSAREIEETTQATESVVAILELSAQSSSTSGTLIESVSNELTNASTEVLSVSSDLKNVVVQQTELSARLEHLDQDVQQVKQVLSVIADIAEQTNLLALNAAIEAARAGEHGRGFAVVADEVRKLAERTQKSLIESNATVAVIVQSVSTASEIMRLSAKDIEHLGDRAQNTQTLMLQTVTNMSNAKAIVIKTANEANLGREQALKVIERIRSISTISHSNARSVEEIAGAAEHLAKLSENLSLTLSQFKTT from the coding sequence ATGTTATCAACCATTCGGGCTAAACTTATTTTTCTGCTTCTCTTGTTTTTACTGACAACAGGAAGCCTCACCTTTTTACTTATTAGCAATACGTCCCATGCAAAAAAAGCTGCAATGACAATTGATACGATAGGCGAAATACGTTCACTCAGTGCTATGCTTGGTACTTACACAAGGGGTTATCAACTTTTTTATGATGTGAAAAGTTATGATGGCTATTTTAAAACACATGATCTTTTGCTCAATCGTATAAAGAGTTTAAAAAGCTATCTTAGCGATGAAAATCAAGTCTTGCTCTTGGAAAACATTACACAAGAAATTTTGAACTATAAAAAAGCCAATGAGGGTCGTTTTGTTATTATTAAAGAGCATACGTATACCATCCATCAGCCAGACTTTGTCTCAACACCCCATGGAAATACACTTAAAAAATTGAGTGATGAAGGGGCTACACACTATTTTAAACTTCAAGAAATGATTGATGATTTAACCAATAAAGTCGAAGAAACAGAGTTTGAAGCACTGGAAAGTGCAAAAACACTAGGCATTGTGAGTTCTGTTCTTTTAACGATTATTGTTAGTTTATTATTCTTTTTTATTATTCATAAAATTCAAAAATCCATTCAAAAAGCCTCTGATGGATGTAGTTACATAGCACAGCACAAAGATTTACACTACAAAATCAAAACCGATGATGAAGATGAAATCGCCCATATGATGAATATTTTCAATGCACTCTTAGACCAACTCTCACAAGCCATTCATGGTGCAAAACAAAGTGCCCATGAAAATGCCGCCGTTTCAGAAGAGTTGTCAAGCACCTCCTTGCATATTGGACGAAGCACTGAACAGTCTGCAAGAGAAATTGAAGAAACCACACAAGCCACAGAATCTGTGGTTGCTATTTTAGAACTCAGTGCACAAAGTTCTTCTACCTCAGGTACACTCATCGAATCTGTCTCAAACGAGCTTACCAATGCCTCCACAGAAGTGCTTTCAGTCTCGAGTGATCTTAAAAATGTGGTTGTGCAGCAAACAGAACTTTCGGCACGATTGGAGCATTTGGATCAAGATGTTCAACAAGTAAAACAAGTTCTATCAGTCATTGCTGACATTGCAGAACAGACCAATCTTTTAGCGCTCAATGCCGCCATAGAAGCCGCACGTGCGGGGGAACATGGACGAGGATTTGCTGTGGTTGCCGATGAAGTACGTAAACTTGCAGAACGCACACAAAAAAGCTTAATTGAGAGTAATGCAACCGTAGCAGTGATTGTCCAATCGGTCAGCACCGCTTCTGAAATTATGCGTCTGAGTGCCAAAGATATTGAGCATTTGGGTGATCGTGCACAAAACACCCAAACACTTATGCTTCAAACCGTTACAAACATGAGTAATGCTAAAGCAATTGTTATTAAAACTGCCAATGAAGCCAATTTAGGGCGTGAACAAGCGTTGAAGGTGATTGAGCGTATTCGAAGCATTAGCACCATTTCACACTCGAATGCTCGTAGCGTAGAAGAGATAGCAGGTGCAGCCGAACACCTTGCAAAGCTTTCTGAAAATTTAAGCCTTACCCTCTCACAATTCAAAACCACCTAA
- a CDS encoding helix-turn-helix domain-containing protein yields MKRERGYVLMYIYDIETIHVRIRYNIKRLREIQSKSQLEMALAIGHSSAGFYAKAELGIQNKKFNIEHLCKIAEVLDVDIYEFFKEIIHDENAV; encoded by the coding sequence ATGAAAAGAGAACGGGGGTATGTTTTAATGTATATTTATGACATCGAGACGATACATGTACGCATTCGCTATAACATAAAACGCTTGCGAGAAATACAATCTAAGAGTCAGCTTGAGATGGCGTTAGCCATTGGGCATTCTTCTGCTGGTTTTTATGCAAAGGCAGAATTGGGCATTCAAAATAAGAAGTTTAATATAGAACACTTATGTAAAATAGCGGAGGTGTTAGATGTAGATATTTATGAGTTTTTTAAAGAAATTATTCATGATGAAAACGCAGTATAA
- a CDS encoding methyl-accepting chemotaxis protein encodes MSLSKQLMTMLGIAILGIFAIFSIGLSKMDKVYEETNTCNVDSLPSILIINEIMEEYYYLRVYAFEFLSASDQKTMDESTAMIKEKRDSIEKKIASYYNHISNDKDKELIDKDKEILRQYNALLDQFMELSKANKKEEAQTLAFAKRPFLATVGGTLREHMDFNKQLAEHEAQKAMEEKNTATYEMIGLSLFAAFAMIIIGIMIRNNIMQGVSLIRDSISGFVQNKELKFRITYGKNNEIQEIVNSFNALVDTLEVIIDDVKRSSNENASVSHELSTTSMQIGRNAEHSTIIVNNTIEEIVTIKKFVQETAILSEEMKKSIALAGDKLESAKKEVIMLKDEVELASEAETALASQLEQMSKDAEQVKQILTVISDIADQTNLLALNAAIEAARAGDHGRGFAVVADEVRKLAERTQTSLTEINATINIIVQSIVNSSDKMTKNAQNIKRLAGVSTTVEETIISTTSVMDESVKSVTTSANNSNQIAKDTDKIVDLVTNINSITSENARSVEEIASAADHLSKLAENLNMKLGQFQ; translated from the coding sequence ATGAGTCTATCCAAACAGTTGATGACAATGCTAGGCATTGCCATTTTAGGTATTTTTGCCATTTTTAGCATTGGTTTGAGTAAAATGGATAAGGTTTATGAAGAGACAAATACCTGCAATGTCGATTCATTACCGAGTATTTTGATTATAAACGAAATTATGGAAGAGTATTATTATCTTAGAGTATATGCTTTTGAGTTTTTATCGGCAAGCGATCAAAAAACAATGGATGAATCAACCGCAATGATCAAAGAGAAAAGAGACTCAATAGAGAAAAAAATTGCGTCCTATTATAACCATATCTCCAATGATAAAGACAAAGAACTCATCGATAAAGACAAAGAGATATTAAGGCAATACAATGCCCTCCTTGATCAATTTATGGAACTTTCCAAAGCCAATAAAAAAGAAGAAGCACAAACGCTTGCATTTGCAAAAAGACCTTTTTTAGCTACCGTAGGAGGTACCTTACGAGAACATATGGATTTTAATAAACAATTAGCTGAACACGAAGCACAAAAAGCAATGGAAGAAAAAAACACTGCAACCTATGAAATGATTGGCTTATCTCTGTTCGCTGCCTTTGCCATGATCATCATCGGTATCATGATTCGCAACAATATCATGCAAGGAGTCTCCTTAATTCGTGATAGCATCAGTGGTTTCGTGCAAAACAAAGAGCTTAAATTTAGAATCACGTATGGTAAAAACAATGAGATTCAAGAGATCGTCAATAGCTTTAATGCTTTAGTCGATACCTTAGAGGTCATCATTGATGATGTGAAGCGCTCTTCCAATGAAAACGCTTCGGTTTCCCATGAACTTTCTACCACCAGTATGCAAATCGGACGCAATGCGGAACACAGTACGATTATTGTCAATAACACCATTGAAGAGATTGTTACTATTAAGAAGTTTGTTCAAGAGACCGCTATTCTCTCCGAAGAGATGAAAAAGAGCATTGCACTCGCTGGTGATAAATTAGAATCGGCAAAAAAAGAGGTCATCATGCTTAAAGATGAAGTAGAACTTGCGAGTGAAGCTGAAACGGCTTTAGCTTCTCAATTAGAACAGATGAGCAAAGATGCAGAACAGGTTAAACAAATCTTGACTGTTATCTCTGATATTGCCGATCAAACGAACTTACTCGCCCTTAATGCCGCCATTGAAGCAGCCAGAGCAGGAGATCATGGACGTGGCTTTGCGGTTGTTGCCGATGAAGTGAGAAAGTTAGCAGAACGTACGCAAACCTCTTTAACCGAGATTAATGCGACCATTAATATCATTGTTCAATCCATCGTCAACTCATCCGATAAGATGACTAAAAATGCTCAAAACATTAAACGATTGGCTGGAGTTTCAACAACGGTAGAAGAGACCATCATCAGTACCACGTCGGTAATGGATGAGAGTGTAAAATCGGTGACAACTAGTGCGAATAACTCCAATCAAATCGCAAAAGATACCGATAAGATCGTCGATCTTGTCACCAACATCAATTCCATTACCTCTGAGAATGCCAGAAGTGTAGAGGAGATCGCAAGTGCCGCTGATCATCTCTCAAAGCTAGCAGAAAATCTCAATATGAAATTAGGGCAGTTTCAGTAA
- a CDS encoding helix-turn-helix domain-containing protein yields MCQYDVEEIHAQIRHNVKLLREKRGKSQLEMALAIGHSSAAFYAKAELGIQRKKFNIEHLCKIANVLDVDIRDFFDHLKE; encoded by the coding sequence ATGTGTCAATACGATGTGGAAGAAATACATGCTCAAATACGCCATAATGTAAAGCTATTGAGGGAAAAAAGAGGAAAGAGTCAGTTAGAAATGGCGCTTGCTATTGGACATTCATCCGCAGCATTTTACGCCAAAGCAGAACTAGGCATTCAGCGTAAAAAATTCAATATTGAGCATCTGTGTAAAATTGCAAATGTTTTAGACGTAGATATTCGGGATTTTTTCGATCATTTAAAGGAGTAG
- a CDS encoding YebC/PmpR family DNA-binding transcriptional regulator — MGRAFEYRKAAKMKRWGNMSRVFPRLGRAIMMAAKEGGGDPESNAKLRTAILNAKAENMPKDNIDAAIKRALGKDAQTLSEITYEGKGPHGSLFFVECATDNNTRTVANIKSAFKKSGAEMLNNGSLDFMFSRKAVFEFAKTPDMDIEALELELIDAGLEEIEEEEGVVLVYADYTNFGSLSAAFDSLGITLTKATLERIANTPLSFSEEQMVDIEKVIEKIEDDDDVQAVYTNIA, encoded by the coding sequence ATGGGAAGAGCGTTTGAATACCGAAAAGCCGCTAAAATGAAGCGTTGGGGAAATATGTCCCGTGTATTTCCTAGACTTGGTCGTGCCATTATGATGGCAGCAAAAGAGGGAGGCGGAGACCCTGAGAGTAATGCAAAACTTCGTACTGCCATTCTCAACGCCAAAGCGGAAAATATGCCCAAAGACAATATCGATGCGGCAATTAAACGAGCGCTTGGTAAAGATGCCCAAACGCTTAGTGAAATTACGTATGAAGGCAAAGGACCGCACGGCTCACTCTTTTTTGTAGAGTGCGCTACGGATAACAACACCCGAACCGTTGCGAACATCAAAAGTGCGTTTAAAAAATCAGGTGCGGAGATGCTTAACAATGGCTCTTTGGATTTTATGTTCTCACGCAAAGCCGTCTTTGAATTTGCAAAAACTCCTGACATGGACATTGAAGCGCTTGAATTAGAGCTTATTGATGCAGGTCTTGAAGAGATTGAAGAAGAAGAAGGTGTGGTGCTGGTTTATGCAGACTACACTAACTTTGGAAGTTTGAGTGCGGCATTTGATAGCCTTGGCATTACCCTAACCAAAGCTACCTTAGAGCGCATTGCCAACACCCCACTCTCTTTTAGCGAAGAGCAAATGGTGGACATTGAAAAAGTCATCGAAAAAATTGAAGACGATGATGATGTACAAGCAGTCTACACCAACATTGCCTAA
- a CDS encoding lactate utilization protein, which translates to MEALKKVYQEHGFELICVPNKEEALRVAISFIKPHMRIGFGGSTSVKEIGLYAYVTSRTDVTLFNQYESGISMEENVERRRQGLLADLYICSTNALTKKGELVNADGSGNRVAAQIFGPKKVLIIAGKNKLVENIEEGFQRIREVASPKNIERMNNVAISMGKPPRYTMDNIGQKFSYITGDEVGRTTIILVDEELGF; encoded by the coding sequence ATGGAAGCGTTAAAAAAGGTCTACCAAGAACACGGTTTTGAGTTAATTTGTGTTCCTAATAAAGAAGAGGCGCTTCGTGTGGCAATAAGTTTTATTAAACCGCACATGCGCATTGGTTTTGGTGGTTCTACTAGCGTGAAGGAAATTGGGTTGTATGCGTATGTTACTTCACGCACAGATGTCACGCTTTTTAATCAATACGAATCAGGCATTAGCATGGAAGAAAATGTGGAACGAAGAAGGCAAGGGCTTTTGGCTGATTTATACATTTGCAGTACCAATGCCTTGACCAAAAAAGGTGAATTAGTAAATGCCGATGGCAGTGGAAATCGTGTCGCAGCACAAATTTTTGGTCCTAAAAAAGTGTTGATTATTGCAGGGAAAAATAAGCTGGTTGAGAACATTGAAGAGGGCTTTCAACGCATTCGTGAAGTGGCAAGTCCTAAAAATATTGAGCGTATGAACAATGTTGCCATCAGTATGGGAAAACCTCCTCGGTACACTATGGACAATATTGGTCAGAAGTTTAGCTATATCACAGGGGATGAAGTGGGGCGAACTACCATTATTCTTGTGGATGAAGAGTTGGGATTTTAA
- the groL gene encoding chaperonin GroEL (60 kDa chaperone family; promotes refolding of misfolded polypeptides especially under stressful conditions; forms two stacked rings of heptamers to form a barrel-shaped 14mer; ends can be capped by GroES; misfolded proteins enter the barrel where they are refolded when GroES binds), translating to MAKDIQFSDNARNALYEGVKKLNDAVKVTMGPRGRNVLIQKSFGAPSITKDGVSVAKEVELKDTVENMGAQLVKEVASKTADQAGDGTTTATVLAHAIFKEGLRNITAGANPIEVKRGMDKAAEAIIAELKSMAKAVKDKKEIAQVATISANSDTVIGELIAEAMEKVGKDGVITVEEAKGIQDELDVVEGMQFDRGYLSPYFVTNPEKMQTILEHPFILLFDKKISNLKDLLPVLEQVQKTGKPLLLIAEDIDGEALATLVVNKLRGVLNIAAVKAPGFGDRRKAMLEDIAIISGGEVISEELGRTLESATLADLGQAARIVIDKDNTTIVNGNGEKARIDARVGQIKAQIAETSSDYDKEKLQERLAKLSGGVAVIKVGASTETEMKEKKDRVDDALSATKAAVEEGIVVGGGSAFLLANAKIKLNLSGDEAIGAEIVTRALKAPLKQIAENAGFDAGVVANNVLTSTKANYGFNASTGEYVDMFEAGIVDPVKVSRIALQNAVSVASLLLTTEATISNAKEDKAPAMPDMSGMGGMGGMGGMM from the coding sequence ATGGCAAAAGATATTCAGTTTTCAGACAACGCACGCAATGCCCTTTATGAGGGTGTTAAAAAACTAAACGACGCAGTAAAAGTAACCATGGGACCACGTGGTCGCAATGTGTTGATTCAAAAAAGCTTTGGCGCTCCTAGCATCACTAAAGACGGTGTTTCTGTGGCAAAAGAAGTTGAGCTTAAAGATACCGTTGAAAATATGGGTGCACAGCTTGTAAAAGAAGTGGCATCAAAAACAGCCGATCAAGCAGGTGATGGCACAACAACTGCAACCGTTTTAGCACATGCTATTTTTAAAGAAGGTCTTAGAAACATCACCGCAGGTGCAAATCCTATCGAAGTGAAACGTGGTATGGACAAAGCGGCTGAAGCGATTATCGCTGAGCTTAAAAGCATGGCAAAAGCGGTTAAAGATAAAAAAGAGATCGCACAAGTTGCCACCATTTCTGCCAACTCTGACACCGTCATTGGTGAGTTGATTGCTGAAGCGATGGAAAAAGTGGGCAAAGATGGCGTTATTACGGTTGAAGAAGCTAAGGGTATTCAAGATGAGTTAGACGTGGTTGAGGGTATGCAGTTTGACCGTGGTTACCTTTCTCCCTATTTTGTGACGAACCCTGAGAAAATGCAAACCATTTTAGAGCACCCATTTATTTTATTATTCGATAAAAAAATCTCTAACCTTAAAGATTTACTCCCCGTTCTTGAACAAGTTCAAAAAACAGGTAAACCATTGTTACTTATCGCTGAAGACATTGACGGTGAAGCGCTTGCAACTCTTGTTGTCAACAAACTAAGAGGTGTTTTAAACATCGCAGCGGTAAAAGCACCAGGTTTTGGCGATAGAAGAAAAGCGATGCTTGAAGACATTGCTATCATCAGTGGTGGTGAAGTCATCAGTGAAGAGCTAGGCCGTACACTAGAGAGCGCAACACTGGCTGATCTTGGTCAAGCAGCTCGCATCGTGATTGATAAAGACAACACAACCATCGTCAATGGCAATGGTGAAAAAGCAAGAATTGATGCACGTGTTGGACAAATCAAAGCGCAAATTGCTGAGACAAGCAGTGATTATGATAAAGAAAAACTTCAAGAGCGTTTAGCAAAACTCAGCGGTGGTGTTGCGGTCATTAAAGTGGGCGCTTCAACAGAAACTGAGATGAAAGAGAAAAAAGATAGAGTAGATGACGCACTCTCAGCAACCAAAGCAGCGGTTGAAGAAGGTATTGTTGTGGGTGGCGGTTCTGCATTCTTGCTTGCAAACGCAAAAATCAAACTAAACCTTAGTGGCGATGAAGCGATTGGTGCGGAAATCGTTACACGTGCTCTTAAAGCTCCATTGAAACAAATTGCCGAAAATGCAGGCTTTGATGCAGGTGTTGTCGCAAACAATGTTCTTACAAGCACTAAAGCAAACTATGGCTTTAACGCTTCAACAGGTGAGTATGTGGATATGTTTGAAGCGGGCATCGTTGATCCTGTTAAAGTTTCACGTATCGCACTTCAAAATGCGGTTTCAGTCGCAAGTCTCCTTTTAACAACAGAAGCGACTATCAGCAACGCAAAAGAGGACAAAGCTCCTGCAATGCCAGATATGAGTGGCATGGGCGGAATGGGAGGCATGGGCGGAATGATGTAA
- the groES gene encoding co-chaperone GroES: MTFKPLGKRVLLERIEEATTTATGIIIPDNAKEKPLSGIVRAISPKVEEKGLVKLGDKVVFGKYAGTELTLDGKVYLVMNLDDILGVL, encoded by the coding sequence ATGACTTTCAAACCACTTGGTAAACGTGTGCTTCTTGAAAGAATCGAAGAAGCGACAACAACAGCAACAGGTATTATCATCCCTGACAATGCCAAAGAAAAACCTCTTAGCGGTATTGTTAGAGCTATCAGTCCTAAAGTTGAAGAAAAGGGACTTGTTAAACTTGGCGATAAAGTTGTATTTGGCAAATATGCAGGTACTGAGCTAACACTAGATGGCAAAGTCTATCTTGTGATGAACCTTGATGACATTCTAGGTGTTTTATAA